One window from the genome of Actinoplanes teichomyceticus ATCC 31121 encodes:
- a CDS encoding methyltransferase, with amino-acid sequence MTTDEALLELGRALRSGGYHFTTVTPATHARVNRRPANAVARDLRDVFGWSRPFHAGVLPGDLLDLLRAAEAVEQDGELWRSRVRFSSYDGELFVHSAFPTEAADSVFFGPDTYRMADAAAAYVRDRAEPVTRAVDIGCGTGAGAIAVAKRAPGAEVIAVDINDTALRYARINAALAGTDRVTPRHSDLLSGVDGDLDLIISNPPFMIDPAGRTYRDGGGPDGNDLSLRIIDAAAERLAPGGALVLFSGTGIVDGQDPLRQAAEKRLSETDLSWTYREVDPDVYGEELDGDAYVRAERIAVVLLTATRAR; translated from the coding sequence ATGACGACCGATGAGGCACTGTTGGAGCTCGGCCGGGCCCTGCGTAGCGGCGGGTACCACTTCACCACCGTCACCCCGGCGACGCATGCCCGGGTGAACCGGCGGCCGGCCAACGCCGTGGCCCGTGACCTGCGCGACGTGTTCGGGTGGAGCCGGCCGTTTCACGCCGGGGTGCTGCCGGGCGACCTGCTGGACCTGTTGCGCGCCGCGGAGGCGGTCGAACAGGACGGTGAGCTGTGGCGCAGCCGGGTGCGTTTCTCCTCGTACGACGGCGAGCTGTTCGTCCACTCCGCCTTCCCGACCGAGGCGGCCGACTCGGTGTTCTTCGGACCGGACACGTACCGGATGGCGGACGCCGCCGCGGCGTACGTCCGGGACCGGGCCGAGCCGGTGACCCGGGCGGTGGACATCGGCTGCGGCACCGGGGCCGGCGCGATCGCGGTCGCCAAGCGCGCGCCCGGCGCGGAGGTGATCGCCGTGGACATCAACGACACCGCGCTGCGCTACGCCCGGATCAACGCCGCGCTGGCCGGAACCGACCGGGTGACGCCACGGCACAGCGACCTGCTCTCCGGCGTGGACGGCGACCTCGACCTGATCATCTCCAACCCGCCGTTCATGATCGACCCGGCGGGGCGGACGTACCGCGACGGCGGCGGGCCGGACGGCAACGACCTGTCGCTGCGGATCATCGACGCGGCGGCCGAGCGGCTGGCCCCGGGCGGCGCGCTGGTGCTGTTCAGCGGCACCGGCATCGTCGACGGGCAGGACCCGCTGCGGCAGGCGGCCGAGAAGCGGCTGTCCGAGACGGATCTGTCCTGGACCTACCGGGAGGTGGACCCGGACGTCTACGGCGAGGAGCTGGACGGCGACGCGTACGTCCGTGCCGAGCGGATCGCGGTGGTTCTGCTCACCGCCACCCGCGCGCGGTGA
- a CDS encoding aminotransferase class I/II-fold pyridoxal phosphate-dependent enzyme has protein sequence MNQDRTPVLTAIERYRSEDYSFALPGHRLGKGIDDRTAEVLSRDAFAADAIFAKEAVDEAEKLYADAVGARDVIFTTCGSSISMHTAMLALIGPGTKILADRNVHKSVVASLIMAGAEPVWLRPRWDHERQIAHPATAGDVEAALAATPDISAVLMITPTEYGTGADVRGVAAICHRRGIPLLVDEAWGAHFPFHDGLPTAAVRAGADVVVQSVHKAGGGLCQASMILVGGDLVDPVDLRLRLDLITTTSPSALLYGSIDGWRRHAVTEGRKLLGAALERAERLRTRLARIPGLSVMDESIIGHDGVAEWDPLKLCVEVTGLGITGYQAAEWLGQQRRLTVQLGDARRVVFSLTYADDDDAIDRLADAVAALAAEPPRADRPAPRIPRLEHLNLEQAMPPRAAFFARTEQVADPAGRISAEMISPYPPGVPAILPGERFTTEVVDYLRAGLAAGMTLPDAADPSLATFRVVRD, from the coding sequence ATGAACCAGGACAGGACGCCCGTACTCACCGCGATCGAGAGGTACCGCAGCGAGGACTACTCCTTCGCGCTGCCCGGCCACCGGCTCGGCAAGGGCATCGACGACCGGACCGCCGAGGTGCTGTCGCGCGACGCGTTCGCCGCCGACGCGATCTTCGCGAAGGAGGCGGTCGACGAGGCCGAGAAGCTCTACGCCGACGCGGTCGGCGCCCGCGACGTCATCTTCACCACCTGCGGCTCCAGCATCTCCATGCACACCGCGATGCTCGCGCTGATCGGGCCGGGCACGAAGATCCTCGCCGACCGCAACGTGCACAAGTCGGTGGTCGCCTCGCTGATCATGGCCGGCGCCGAACCGGTGTGGCTGCGCCCGCGCTGGGACCACGAGCGCCAGATCGCCCACCCGGCCACCGCCGGCGACGTCGAGGCCGCCCTGGCGGCCACACCCGACATCAGCGCGGTGCTGATGATCACCCCGACCGAGTACGGCACCGGCGCGGACGTGCGCGGCGTCGCCGCGATCTGCCACCGGCGCGGCATCCCGCTGCTGGTCGACGAGGCGTGGGGCGCGCACTTCCCGTTCCACGACGGGCTGCCGACCGCGGCCGTGCGGGCCGGCGCCGACGTGGTGGTGCAGAGCGTGCACAAGGCCGGTGGCGGGCTGTGCCAGGCGTCGATGATCCTGGTCGGCGGCGACCTGGTGGACCCGGTCGACCTGCGGCTCCGCCTCGACCTGATCACCACGACCAGCCCGTCGGCGCTGCTCTACGGCTCCATCGACGGCTGGCGCCGGCACGCGGTCACCGAGGGCCGCAAGCTGCTCGGCGCGGCCCTGGAGCGTGCCGAGCGGCTGCGCACCCGGCTGGCGCGGATCCCCGGGTTGTCCGTGATGGACGAGTCGATCATCGGGCACGACGGGGTGGCCGAGTGGGACCCGCTCAAGCTCTGCGTCGAGGTGACCGGGCTGGGCATCACCGGCTACCAGGCCGCGGAGTGGCTCGGGCAGCAGAGGCGGCTGACCGTCCAGCTCGGCGACGCGCGGCGGGTGGTGTTCTCCCTGACGTACGCCGATGACGACGACGCGATCGACCGCCTCGCCGACGCCGTGGCGGCGCTGGCGGCGGAGCCGCCGCGGGCCGACCGCCCGGCGCCGCGCATCCCGCGGCTGGAGCACCTGAACCTGGAACAGGCGATGCCGCCGCGGGCGGCGTTCTTCGCCCGGACCGAGCAGGTCGCCGACCCGGCCGGACGGATCAGCGCCGAGATGATCAGCCCGTACCCGCCGGGGGTGCCGGCCATCCTGCCCGGCGAGCGCTTCACCACCGAGGTGGTCGACTACCTGCGGGCCGGCCTGGCCGCCGGCATGACCCTGCCGGACGCCGCCGACCCGTCCCTGGCCACGTTCCGGGTGGTCCGGGACTGA
- a CDS encoding carboxylate-amine ligase, with protein sequence MRTFGVEEEFLLLDLRTGENMPEADKVVAALPEPMRRRSRREFRPSMMEMVTDVCVDSGELAAQVLSARRAAAEAAEATGAALVAIGATPVAERFREPADDERFRAIVAHYGPVARDPAVCGCHVHVGVPDRALAVEVCTRLRGWLPVVQALAANSPWSAGADTGYASWRCVQLERWPSLGPWPHLRSVEDFERTVAALVSSGAMMDASMVLWWARPSATFPTVEVRIADVCPRACDTVLVAALVRALVDTAAADAAAGVPAPEVSDPLLAAAHFNAARSGLAGTLLDPATGRSRPAWELVGELLDRVTPALRRHGDLDLVTAELTRVRRDGTGAARQLADARTGGLLSMLARLAASTVR encoded by the coding sequence GTGAGGACGTTCGGGGTCGAGGAGGAGTTCCTGCTGCTCGACCTGCGTACCGGGGAGAACATGCCAGAGGCGGACAAGGTCGTCGCCGCCCTGCCGGAACCGATGCGCCGGCGCAGCCGCCGCGAGTTCCGGCCCAGCATGATGGAGATGGTCACCGACGTCTGCGTGGACAGCGGCGAGCTCGCGGCGCAGGTGCTGAGCGCCCGCCGGGCCGCGGCGGAGGCGGCCGAGGCGACCGGCGCGGCGCTGGTGGCGATCGGCGCCACCCCGGTCGCCGAACGGTTCCGGGAACCCGCCGACGACGAGCGGTTCCGCGCGATCGTGGCCCATTACGGCCCGGTCGCCCGGGACCCCGCGGTCTGCGGCTGTCACGTGCACGTCGGGGTGCCGGACCGGGCGCTCGCCGTGGAGGTGTGCACCCGGCTGCGCGGCTGGCTGCCGGTCGTCCAGGCGCTGGCCGCGAACTCACCGTGGTCCGCGGGCGCCGACACCGGGTACGCCAGCTGGCGCTGCGTGCAGCTGGAGCGCTGGCCGAGCCTGGGGCCGTGGCCGCACCTGCGGTCGGTCGAGGACTTCGAGCGGACCGTCGCCGCCCTGGTCTCCTCCGGCGCGATGATGGACGCCAGCATGGTGCTGTGGTGGGCCCGGCCGTCGGCGACGTTCCCGACCGTGGAGGTCCGGATCGCCGACGTCTGCCCGCGGGCTTGCGACACCGTGCTGGTCGCGGCGCTGGTCCGGGCCCTGGTCGACACCGCGGCCGCGGACGCGGCGGCCGGCGTGCCCGCGCCGGAGGTGTCCGATCCGCTGCTCGCCGCGGCGCACTTCAACGCCGCCCGCAGCGGCCTGGCCGGCACCCTGCTGGATCCGGCCACCGGGCGCTCCCGGCCGGCCTGGGAGCTGGTCGGCGAGCTGCTCGACCGGGTCACCCCGGCGCTGCGCCGGCACGGCGACCTGGACCTGGTGACCGCGGAGCTGACCCGGGTGCGCCGGGACGGCACCGGGGCGGCCCGGCAGCTCGCCGACGCCCGGACCGGCGGGTTGCTGAGCATGTTGGCGCGGCTGGCGGCCTCGACCGTGCGGTGA